In the Malaya genurostris strain Urasoe2022 chromosome 1, Malgen_1.1, whole genome shotgun sequence genome, one interval contains:
- the LOC131425408 gene encoding beta-mannosidase-like isoform X2, with product MLDTLKFLLFVILLFITIMLNQNVTSKKSGERDLSQFWRLENENGTLKLDNLTLPSGVYTALEQGLIIESILDLKNDITTKWIARDNWTFSLDIPCNQEELNYTNVILTLHGVDTFAEVFLNGELIGETENMFVRYRFNVKQKLRNESKNFSRLAITIRSPITEAKSLSTSYQRRKIVPECPPPVYNGECHVNLIRKMQASFAWDWGLAAPSMGIWKPVRLEFYNSIKIRDITFSLTDEETHWKALVGVYLETGTTRKNVIGTLTFKIFEVELNLEEQIVSVNRTSSDSGELLIENILTIPKEFVKLWWPNGYGTQKLYNLYVKWEDNLVNSIKVHDRETLIAEKVIRIGFRNIKLSQEETTDGLMFYFVINGIPIFMKGSNWIPSSVLPESSYDENYVKFLLYAAHDANMNMLRVWGGGVYESDYFYQLADELGILLWHDLMFACSMYPANEEFLANVAIEVNQNVRRIQHHPSVAIWATNNENEVALRQNWYNTNPNEEAYIQDYKKLYVELIQAEISKVDKWRPIVISSPSNGILSVKEDYIAQNPQDPRYGDVHYYNYVMDGWNPIIYRGGRFISEYGFQSFPAFTSWPVRDLSIPQLSDLIKHRQHSPLGNVPILQMIEKNLPMPSVNSSSYWRDVIYLSQVSQAMIVKTETEVYRSKRVEQGTMGALYWQLNDVWISPSWSSIEYGGKFKILHYWLSEVFAQNHVVAYINALKKLELYLIRDTLGPSEHWSIEVKVHRWDKFVPVDLIAYDSIVVPENTVVKVDTFDIYDRLRQNNRLAKDHLLRIDLYRSKKKIAENFVFLDKIRNADSISNVSLRLNIVSVNCNKVSNIVRISLEVTIDCPAVFVYLELTPENSALKQCQFSKNGFLQFTPIQTVHMQCVDIGCKSKLLSSDITPLTVNQVMSRQEI from the exons ATGTTGGACACACTGAAATTTCTTCTCTTCGTTATACTACTGTTCATTACGATTATGCTTAATCAGAATGTTACGTCCAAAAAATCCGGTGAAAGAGATCTTAGCCAGTTTTGGCGTCTGGAAAACGAAAATGGAA CGCTTAAACTGGATAATTTAACATTGCCTTCCGGGGTGTATACTGCTCTGGAACAGGGGCTGATCATTGAATCGATTCTAGATctgaaaaacgacataacaacGAAATGGATCGCTAGGGATAACTGGACTTTCTCGCTTGATATACCGTGTAACCAGGAGGAACTGAATTATACGAATGTTATACTAACATTGCATGGTGTTGATACGTTTGCTGAAGTTTTTCTAAACGGTGAACTCATAGGTGAAACTGAAAACATGTTTGTCCGTTATCGGTTTAACGTGAAACAAAAACTTAGGAACGAG AGCAAAAATTTCTCGCGTCTTGCCATAACAATTCGATCGCCAATAACAGAAGCAAAATCTCTGTCAACGAGCTATCAACGTCGGAAAATAGTTCCCGAATGTCCACCACCGGTGTACAATGGAGAATGTCATGTCAATTTGATCAGGAAAATGCAAGCTAGCTTCGCCTGGGATTGGGGACTGGCGGCACCATCGATGGGAATATGGAAGCCCGTGCGACTTGAATTTTACAATTCCATTAAAATCAGAGATATAACATTCTCTTTGACTGACGAGGAAACGCACTGGAAGGCTCTGGTGGGAGTTTATTTGGAAACGGGCACCACACGTAAAAATGTCATTGGGACGTTAACTTTCAAAATATT TGAAGTGGAGCTAAATCTAGAAGAACAAATAGTTTCAGTTAATAGAACCAGTAGCGATTCGGGAGAACTATTGATAGAGAATATTTTGACAATTCCTAAAGAATTTGTCAAACTTTGGTGGCCGAATGGTTACGGTACACAGAAGCTCTACAACTTGTACGTCAAATGGGAAGACAATTTAGTCAACAGTATTAAAGTTCACGATCGTGAAACACTGATTGCCGAGAAAGTGATTCGGATAGGTTTCCGCAATATCAAACTAAGCCAGGAAGAAACTACTGACGGATTGATGTTTTACTTTGTAATAAATGGTATACCCATATTTATGAAAGGATCGAACTGGATACCATCATCCGTACTTCCGGAGAGTTCATATGATGAAAATTATG TTAAATTCTTACTGTATGCTGCTCACGATGCGAATATGAATATGCTCCGAGTTTGGGGTGGGGGAGTATACGAAAGCGATTATTTCTACCAACTGGCCGATGAACTGGGAATTCTGCTATGGCACGACTTAATGTTCGCTTGTTCAATGTATCCTGCAAACGAAGAGTTTCTAGCAAATGTGGCAATAGAAGTAAACCAAAATGTTAGGCGAATTCAACATCATCCTAGTGTAGCTATTTGGGCAACCAACAACGAAAACGAAGTAGCATTGAGACAAAATTGGTATAATACGAATCCGAACGAAGAAGCATACATACAAGACTACAAAAAATTGTACGTGGAATTGATCCAAGCGGAGATTTCCAAAGTAGACAAATGGAGACCGATAGTAATATCGTCACCTTCAAATGGAATTTTATCCGTGAAAGAAGATTACATTGCCCAGAACCCTCAAGATCCACGATATGGAGATG TACACTACTACAATTACGTGATGGATGGGTGGAATCCAATCATCTACAGAGGAGGACGATTCATTTCTGAATACGGTTTCCAGTCCTTCCCGGCATTTACTAGCTGGCCAGTGCGCGATCTCAGCATTCCGCAGCTATCGGACTTGATAAAACATCGACAACACAGTCCTCTGGGAAACGTACCCATCCTTCAAATGATCGAGAAAAATCTACCAATGCCGTCAGTTAATTCTTCAAGCTATTGGCGCGACGTTATCTACCTTAGTCAGGTGTCACAGGCAATGATTGTTAAAACTGAAACTGAGGTGTATCGTTCGAAACGAGTCGAACAAGGCACAATGGGTGCACTTTACTGGCAACTAAACGATGTTTGGATATCTCCGTCGTGGTCCAGTATAGAGTATGGTGGCAAGTTCAAAATTTTGCACTACTGGTTGAGTGAGGTGTTTGCTCAAAACCACGTGGTAGCGTATATAAATGCACTTAAAAAATTAGAGCTTTACCTAATTCGTGACACATTGGGACCTAGCGAGCATTGGTCTATCGAAGTCAAGGTTCATCGATGGGACAAATTTGTACCAGTTGATCTCATAGCCTACGATTCAATTGTAGTTCCGGAAAATACTGTAGTCAAAGTAGACACATTCGATATTTATGATCGCTTAAGGCAGAACAATCGATTAGCAAAGGATCACTTACTGCGTATTGATCTTTACCGTTCCAAAAAGAAAATTgcggaaaactttgtttttcttgATAAAATCAGAAACGCCGATAGTATTTCGAATGTGTCCCTAAGATTGAATATTGTTAGTGTTAACTGTAACAAAGTGTCCAACATTGTACGTATTAGCCTAGAAGTGACAATCGATTGCCCAGCAGTTTTCGTGTATCTGGAATTAACGCCGGAAAATAGCGCCCTTAAGCAATGTCAGTTTTCCAAAAATGGCTTCCTGCAGTTTACACCTATACAAACCGTTCACATGCAATGTGTTGACATTGGTTGTAAATCTAAACTATTAAGTAGTGATATAACCCCGTTAACGGTGAACCAAGTAATGTCACGACAGGAAATTTAA
- the LOC131425408 gene encoding beta-mannosidase-like isoform X1 codes for MLDTLKFLLFVILLFITIMLNQNVTSKKSGERDLSQFWRLENENGTLKLDNLTLPSGVYTALEQGLIIESILDLKNDITTKWIARDNWTFSLDIPCNQEELNYTNVILTLHGVDTFAEVFLNGELIGETENMFVRYRFNVKQKLRNEVGKSKNFSRLAITIRSPITEAKSLSTSYQRRKIVPECPPPVYNGECHVNLIRKMQASFAWDWGLAAPSMGIWKPVRLEFYNSIKIRDITFSLTDEETHWKALVGVYLETGTTRKNVIGTLTFKIFEVELNLEEQIVSVNRTSSDSGELLIENILTIPKEFVKLWWPNGYGTQKLYNLYVKWEDNLVNSIKVHDRETLIAEKVIRIGFRNIKLSQEETTDGLMFYFVINGIPIFMKGSNWIPSSVLPESSYDENYVKFLLYAAHDANMNMLRVWGGGVYESDYFYQLADELGILLWHDLMFACSMYPANEEFLANVAIEVNQNVRRIQHHPSVAIWATNNENEVALRQNWYNTNPNEEAYIQDYKKLYVELIQAEISKVDKWRPIVISSPSNGILSVKEDYIAQNPQDPRYGDVHYYNYVMDGWNPIIYRGGRFISEYGFQSFPAFTSWPVRDLSIPQLSDLIKHRQHSPLGNVPILQMIEKNLPMPSVNSSSYWRDVIYLSQVSQAMIVKTETEVYRSKRVEQGTMGALYWQLNDVWISPSWSSIEYGGKFKILHYWLSEVFAQNHVVAYINALKKLELYLIRDTLGPSEHWSIEVKVHRWDKFVPVDLIAYDSIVVPENTVVKVDTFDIYDRLRQNNRLAKDHLLRIDLYRSKKKIAENFVFLDKIRNADSISNVSLRLNIVSVNCNKVSNIVRISLEVTIDCPAVFVYLELTPENSALKQCQFSKNGFLQFTPIQTVHMQCVDIGCKSKLLSSDITPLTVNQVMSRQEI; via the exons ATGTTGGACACACTGAAATTTCTTCTCTTCGTTATACTACTGTTCATTACGATTATGCTTAATCAGAATGTTACGTCCAAAAAATCCGGTGAAAGAGATCTTAGCCAGTTTTGGCGTCTGGAAAACGAAAATGGAA CGCTTAAACTGGATAATTTAACATTGCCTTCCGGGGTGTATACTGCTCTGGAACAGGGGCTGATCATTGAATCGATTCTAGATctgaaaaacgacataacaacGAAATGGATCGCTAGGGATAACTGGACTTTCTCGCTTGATATACCGTGTAACCAGGAGGAACTGAATTATACGAATGTTATACTAACATTGCATGGTGTTGATACGTTTGCTGAAGTTTTTCTAAACGGTGAACTCATAGGTGAAACTGAAAACATGTTTGTCCGTTATCGGTTTAACGTGAAACAAAAACTTAGGAACGAGGTAGGTAAG AGCAAAAATTTCTCGCGTCTTGCCATAACAATTCGATCGCCAATAACAGAAGCAAAATCTCTGTCAACGAGCTATCAACGTCGGAAAATAGTTCCCGAATGTCCACCACCGGTGTACAATGGAGAATGTCATGTCAATTTGATCAGGAAAATGCAAGCTAGCTTCGCCTGGGATTGGGGACTGGCGGCACCATCGATGGGAATATGGAAGCCCGTGCGACTTGAATTTTACAATTCCATTAAAATCAGAGATATAACATTCTCTTTGACTGACGAGGAAACGCACTGGAAGGCTCTGGTGGGAGTTTATTTGGAAACGGGCACCACACGTAAAAATGTCATTGGGACGTTAACTTTCAAAATATT TGAAGTGGAGCTAAATCTAGAAGAACAAATAGTTTCAGTTAATAGAACCAGTAGCGATTCGGGAGAACTATTGATAGAGAATATTTTGACAATTCCTAAAGAATTTGTCAAACTTTGGTGGCCGAATGGTTACGGTACACAGAAGCTCTACAACTTGTACGTCAAATGGGAAGACAATTTAGTCAACAGTATTAAAGTTCACGATCGTGAAACACTGATTGCCGAGAAAGTGATTCGGATAGGTTTCCGCAATATCAAACTAAGCCAGGAAGAAACTACTGACGGATTGATGTTTTACTTTGTAATAAATGGTATACCCATATTTATGAAAGGATCGAACTGGATACCATCATCCGTACTTCCGGAGAGTTCATATGATGAAAATTATG TTAAATTCTTACTGTATGCTGCTCACGATGCGAATATGAATATGCTCCGAGTTTGGGGTGGGGGAGTATACGAAAGCGATTATTTCTACCAACTGGCCGATGAACTGGGAATTCTGCTATGGCACGACTTAATGTTCGCTTGTTCAATGTATCCTGCAAACGAAGAGTTTCTAGCAAATGTGGCAATAGAAGTAAACCAAAATGTTAGGCGAATTCAACATCATCCTAGTGTAGCTATTTGGGCAACCAACAACGAAAACGAAGTAGCATTGAGACAAAATTGGTATAATACGAATCCGAACGAAGAAGCATACATACAAGACTACAAAAAATTGTACGTGGAATTGATCCAAGCGGAGATTTCCAAAGTAGACAAATGGAGACCGATAGTAATATCGTCACCTTCAAATGGAATTTTATCCGTGAAAGAAGATTACATTGCCCAGAACCCTCAAGATCCACGATATGGAGATG TACACTACTACAATTACGTGATGGATGGGTGGAATCCAATCATCTACAGAGGAGGACGATTCATTTCTGAATACGGTTTCCAGTCCTTCCCGGCATTTACTAGCTGGCCAGTGCGCGATCTCAGCATTCCGCAGCTATCGGACTTGATAAAACATCGACAACACAGTCCTCTGGGAAACGTACCCATCCTTCAAATGATCGAGAAAAATCTACCAATGCCGTCAGTTAATTCTTCAAGCTATTGGCGCGACGTTATCTACCTTAGTCAGGTGTCACAGGCAATGATTGTTAAAACTGAAACTGAGGTGTATCGTTCGAAACGAGTCGAACAAGGCACAATGGGTGCACTTTACTGGCAACTAAACGATGTTTGGATATCTCCGTCGTGGTCCAGTATAGAGTATGGTGGCAAGTTCAAAATTTTGCACTACTGGTTGAGTGAGGTGTTTGCTCAAAACCACGTGGTAGCGTATATAAATGCACTTAAAAAATTAGAGCTTTACCTAATTCGTGACACATTGGGACCTAGCGAGCATTGGTCTATCGAAGTCAAGGTTCATCGATGGGACAAATTTGTACCAGTTGATCTCATAGCCTACGATTCAATTGTAGTTCCGGAAAATACTGTAGTCAAAGTAGACACATTCGATATTTATGATCGCTTAAGGCAGAACAATCGATTAGCAAAGGATCACTTACTGCGTATTGATCTTTACCGTTCCAAAAAGAAAATTgcggaaaactttgtttttcttgATAAAATCAGAAACGCCGATAGTATTTCGAATGTGTCCCTAAGATTGAATATTGTTAGTGTTAACTGTAACAAAGTGTCCAACATTGTACGTATTAGCCTAGAAGTGACAATCGATTGCCCAGCAGTTTTCGTGTATCTGGAATTAACGCCGGAAAATAGCGCCCTTAAGCAATGTCAGTTTTCCAAAAATGGCTTCCTGCAGTTTACACCTATACAAACCGTTCACATGCAATGTGTTGACATTGGTTGTAAATCTAAACTATTAAGTAGTGATATAACCCCGTTAACGGTGAACCAAGTAATGTCACGACAGGAAATTTAA